The Daucus carota subsp. sativus chromosome 2, DH1 v3.0, whole genome shotgun sequence genome includes a window with the following:
- the LOC108205986 gene encoding protein NRT1/ PTR FAMILY 1.2, producing MERGEAMDEEVEEQKGLLQSSSSYKKKKGGLKTMPFIIVNESFERLASTGLMPNMIFYLMNDYHMAAATGSILLQSFSAICNALALCGAFVADSYLGRFRVIAIGSISSLLGMIVLWLTAMFPQVKPTPCEQYSSNCEPATALQLAILYASFGLIAIGAGCVRPCSMAFGADQLDDKENPNNERTIASFFNWYYASTGIATVLALVGIVYIQEQLGWRVGFAVPAILMVFSVLMFVLGSSLYVRIKSGNSLFTGFFQILAASFKNRKITLSPSTDDNCYHQSPDKTFPGPTENLRFLNKACVIRDPDRDLKPDGSASDPWSLCTVEQVESFKVLLRIIPMWLSGIMLLVSIDQNFSTLQAKSMNRRILFNIEFPAGSFSVVLVVTITIWVAFYDRIVVPFLAKYAGMPSGISPKIRMGIGLVLSFIALGQAGIVENIRRGKAIEEGFDENPGGVLEMSAMWLFPQFILLGLAEAFNAIGQIEFFYSQLPKSMSSIAVALYTFGMALASLLSAFLIKIVDSITSRGGNVSWLATNINQGHYDYFYWLIASLNFLNLFYYLYCCWSYGSFSSRKNTEGIEEEEESYHRRH from the exons ATGGAGAGAGGAGAAGCTATGGATGAAGAAGTGGAAGAGCAAAAGGGTCTACTtcaatcttcttcttcttacaagaAGAAGAAGGGTGGTCTTAAAACCATGCCCTTTATCATTG TGAATGAGTCATTTGAGAGATTGGCAAGCACAGGGCTGATGCCAAACATGATCTTTTACTTGATGAATGATTATCACATGGCAGCTGCAACTGGTTCTATTTTGCTGCAGTCTTTTTCAGCTATTTGTAATGCTCTGGCCCTTTGTGGAGCTTTTGTGGCAGATTCTTATCttggtcgatttcgggtcattGCTATTGGATCCATATCTAGCTTGCTG GGAATGATAGTTCTGTGGTTGACTGCCATGTTTCCACAAGTCAAACCAACACCCTGTGAGCAGTACAGCAGCAACTGCGAACCTGCAACGGCATTGCAGCTTGCTATATTGTACGCTTCATTTGGCCTGATTGCTATTGGAGCTGGATGTGTTAGACCTTGTTCTATGGCCTTTGGAGCAGATCAGCTTGACGACAAAGAAAATCCCAACAATGAGAGGACTATTGCCAGCTTCTTTAATTGGTACTATGCTTCAACAGGGATTGCGACAGTCCTTGCATTAGTAGGCATTGTGTATATCCAAGAACAGTTAGGTTGGCGGGTGGGATTTGCTGTTCCTGCCATCCTCATGGTCTTTTCTGTTCTAATGTTTGTACTGGGTTCTTCTCTCTATGTCAGAATCAAAAGTGGCAATAGCTTGTTTACTGGATTCTTTCAAATATTGGCGGCTTCTttcaaaaatagaaaaattactCTGTCTCCTAGTACCGACGATAACTGCTACCATCAAAGCCCTGATAAGACGTTTCCTGGACCGACTGAGAACTTGAG GTTTTTAAATAAAGCTTGTGTTATTAGAGATCCTGATAGAGATCTGAAACCTGATGGCTCAGCCTCAGATCCATGGAGTCTTTGCACTGTGGAACAAGTCGAATCATTCAAAGTACTTCTCCGCATTATCCCAATGTGGTTGTCGGGTATCATGCTCCTAGTAAGCATTGACCAAAACTTTTCCACCCTCCAAGCAAAAAGCATGAACCGACGTATACTTTTCAATATTGAGTTCCCAGCTGGATCCTTCAGTGTTGTATTGGTTGTTACTATTACAATCTGGGTTGCCTTCTATGATCGTATAGTTGTTCCTTTCTTAGCAAAATATGCAGGAATGCCTAGCGGGATTAGTCCAAAGATCCGTATGGGGATCGGACTAGTATTGTCATTCATAGCCTTGGGACAGGCAGGCATAGTAGAAAATATACGTCGTGGAAAAGCTATTGAAGAAGGGTTCGATGAAAATCCTGGTGGTGTTTTGGAAATGTCTGCAATGTGGTTATTTCCTCAGTTTATACTGCTCGGTTTGGCTGAGGCTTTTAATGCTATTGGACAGATTGAGTTCTTCTATTCCCAGCTCCCGAAAAGCATGTCTAGTATTGCTGTTGCTCTTTACACTTTTGGAATGGCTCTGGCTAGCTTATTGAGTGCCTTTCTCATAAAAATTGTCGATAGCATCACTTCTAGAGGAGGTAATGTTAGCTGGCTCGCAACTAATATTAACCAGGGACATTATGATTATTTCTACTGGCTGATAGCTAGTTTAAATTTCCTCAACTTATTCTATTACCTATATTGCTGCTGGAGTTATGGCTCTTTCAGCAGTAGGAAAAATACCGAAGGCATTGAGGAAGAAGAAGAGTCATATCACCGCAGGCACTGA
- the LOC108206731 gene encoding protein NRT1/ PTR FAMILY 1.1 isoform X2 yields the protein MIMLWSTTMIPQARPSACIQSSSSCSSSTAFQVFYLCCSFGIMSIGSGGIRASSMAFGTDQLKVRDSSKSSVPLERYFGWYYATTSIAVLFAMSCIVYMQDHLGWKIGFGILVVLMFVTVLSFFLASPFYIKVKSEANFLISFAQVAVATYRNRNTSLLSESTSMAYHHQKGSALIVPSDYLRFLNKACTIRYRGQYSSADEIDLDSWNVCTVDQVEDLKAVIRVIPLWSTGAIMCVNLNQPSFPVIQARSMDRHITSWFEIPAGSFGTFITLAFILWVVAYDRLIIPMASWIIRKPVRLSPKQRMGIGIFLSIFAQATMAIIEFFRREMAIEEGLSGDTDAVVKMSAMWLLLPNCLNGIAEALNIVAQNEFFFSEFPRSMSCVALTLRGVGMSAGSLLAAFILSFVDKISTSGGNMSWVPSNINQGRYDYYYWVLAGISAVNLMYFGMCSWTYGPEAEESKVNVIEDHQLASTHSS from the exons ATGATAATGTTATGGTCAACAACGATGATACCACAGGCAAGGCCTTCTGCCTGCATCCAGTCTAGTAGCAGCTGCAGCTCCTCTACAGCTTTCCAAGTTTTTTACTTATGTTGTTCTTTTGGAATTATGTCCATTGGTTCTGGAGGAATCAGAGCGTCTTCCATGGCCTTTGGCACAGATCAACTAAAAGTGAGAGACAGCTCCAAAAGTTCAGTTCCTCTGGAGAGATACTTTGGTTGGTATTATGCAACTACTAGCATTGCAGTTTTATTTGCCATGTCTTGTATTGTATATATGCAAGATCATTTAGGGTGGAAAATCGGTTTTGGGATTCTTGTAGTGCTCATGTTTGTAACAGTTCTTTCATTCTTCTTGGCTTCTCCCTTCTATATCAAGGTAAAATCTGAAGCAAACTTCCTAATTAGTTTTGCTCAAGTAGCTGTTGCAACATATAGAAATCGAAACACCTCTTTACTGTCAGAAAGCACAAGCATGGCATACCATCACCAGAAAGGATCTGCACTTATTGTTCCAAGTGATTATCTAAG GTTTTTAAATAAAGCTTGCACAATCAGATATCGTGGGCAATATTCAAGTGCTGATGAAATCGATTTAGACTCATGGAACGTGTGTACTGTAGACCAAGTGGAGGACTTAAAAGCAGTAATAAGAGTGATCCCTCTATGGTCTACAGGAGCTATAATGTGTGTAAATTTAAATCAGCCCTCATTTCCAGTAATTCAAGCAAGGTCTATGGATCGACACATAACTTCCTGGTTTGAAATCCCAGCAGGATCTTTTGGCACTTTTATCACACTAGCTTTTATCCTATGGGTTGTTGCTTATGACCGCTTAATTATCCCCATGGCATCATGGATCATCAGAAAGCCTGTCCGTTTAAGCCCAAAGCAAAGAATGGGAATCGGAATATTCCTGTCAATATTTGCCCAAGCAACAATGGCAATTATAGAATTTTTCCGCAGGGAAATGGCCATTGAAGAAGGATTATCAGGTGACACGGATGCTGTAGTTAAAATGTCAGCAATGTGGCTATTACTGCCGAATTGTTTGAATGGCATCGCAGAGGCTCTTAATATAGTTGCGCAAAATGAATTCTTCTTCTCAGAGTTCCCTAGAAGCATGTCCTGCGTAGCATTGACGCTGCGAGGAGTTGGCATGTCAGCTGGAAGTTTGTTAGCAGCTTTTATATTATCATTTGTTGATAAAATTTCAACAAGTGGTGGGAATATGAGTTGGGTTCCCAGCAATATTAACCAGGGTCGCTATGATTACTATTACTGGGTTCTTGCTGGGATAAGTGCTGTTAACCTTATGTATTTTGGCATGTGTAGTTGGACTTATGGACCGGAAGCTGAAGAAAGTAAGGTTAATGTCATTGAAGATCATCAACTTGCTAGCACTCACTCGTCATAA
- the LOC108206946 gene encoding protein NRT1/ PTR FAMILY 1.1 isoform X2, translating into MIVYMRDEYKLEMITGNNILNSWIAASNFLPVVGAFLSDAFVGRYPMIGFGSILFLLGLIMLWSTTMIPQARPSTCIESSSSCSSSTAFQVFYLCCSIGIMSIGCGGIRASTLAFGADQLIVRDSSKSSFPLERYFGWYYASTSISVLIAMSCIVYIQDHLGWKIGVGVLVMLMLATVLSFFLASPFYIKLKSKANFLTSFAQVIVATYKNRNASVSSEGTSMTYHHKKGSVLLVPSDKLRFLNKACTIRHPGQYSSANDINLDSWNVCTVDQVEDLKAVIKVIPLWSTGAIMSVNVNQPSFPVIQARSMDRHITSWFEIPAGSFGMFMTLAFILWVFAYDRLILPLASWIMRKPVCLSPKQRMGIGIFLSIFPAAIMAIIECFRRAMAIKEGLSGDTDAVVKMSAMWLLLPNCLNGIAEALNIIAQNEFFFSEFPRSMSCIALTLRGLGMSAGSLLATFIISSVDKVSASGGSMSWVPSNINEGHYDYYYWVLCGISAVNFMYFLLCSWAYGPEAERGKVNVIEQLVD; encoded by the exons ATGATAGTGTACATGAGGGATGAGTATAAATTGGAGATGATCACCGGAAATAATATTCTCAATTCGTGGATTGCCGCCTCTAATTTCTTGCCCGTGGTGGGAGCTTTTCTTTCTGATGCTTTTGTCGGTCGCTATCCCATGATCGGATTCGGATCCATCCTTTTCTTGCTG GGGTTAATAATGTTATGGTCAACAACCATGATACCACAGGCAAGGCCTTCTACTTGCATCGAGTCTAGCAGCAGCTGCAGCTCCTCTACAGCTTTCCAAGTCTTTTACTTGTGTTGTTCCATTGGAATTATGTCCATTGGTTGTGGAGGAATCAGAGCATCCACTTTGGCCTTTGGCGCGGATCAACTGATAGTAAGAGACAGCTCCAAAAGTTCATTTCCTCTCGAGAGATACTTTGGATGGTATTATGCATCTACTAGCATTTCCGTTTTGATTGCCATGTCTTGTATTGTATATATACAAGATCACTTGGGGTGGAAAATTGGTGTCGGGGTTCTCGTAATGCTCATGTTGGCAACAGTTCTTTCATTCTTCTTGGCTTCTCCCTTCTACATCAAGTTGAAATCTAAAGCAAACTTCCTAACAAGTTTTGCTCAAGTAATTGTTGCAACATATAAAAATCGAAACGCCTCTGTATCATCAGAAGGCACAAGCATGACGTACCATCACAAGAAGGGATCTGTACTTCTTGTTCCAAGTGATAAGCTAAG GTTTTTAAATAAAGCTTGCACAATCAGGCATCCTGGGCAGTATTCAAGTGCTAATGATATTAATCTAGACTCGTGGAACGTGTGTACAGTAGATCAAGTGGAGGACTTAAAAGCAGTAATAAAAGTGATCCCGCTGTGGTCTACGGGAGCTATAATGTCTGTAAATGTAAATCAACCCTCGTTTCCAGTAATTCAAGCAAGGTCCATGGATCGACACATAACTTCATGGTTTGAAATTCCAGCAGGATCTTTTGGTATGTTTATGACACTAGCTTTTATACTATGGGTTTTTGCTTATGACCGCTTAATTCTTCCCCTGGCATCATGGATCATGAGGAAGCCAGTCTGTTTAAGCCCGAAGCAAAGAATGGGAATTGGaatttttttgtcaatattCCCCGCAGCAATAATGGCAATAATAGAATGTTTCCGGAGAGCAATGGCTATAAAAGAAGGATTATCAGGTGACACGGATGCTGTAGTTAAAATGTCAGCAATGTGGCTATTACTTCCCAACTGCTTGAATGGCATTGCAGAGGCTCTTAATATAATTGCACAAAATGAATTCTTCTTCTCAGAGTTCCCTAGAAGCATGTCCTGCATAGCATTGACACTGCGAGGACTTGGCATGTCGGCTGGAAGTTTGTTAGCAACTTTCATAATATCTTCTGTTGATAAAGTTTCAGCAAGTGGCGGCAGTATGAGTTGGGTGCCCAGCAATATCAACGAAGGTCACTATGATTACTATTACTGGGTGCTCTGTGGTATAAGCGCAGTTAATTTCATGTATTTTCTTTTGTGTAGTTGGGCTTATGGTCCGGAAGCTGAAAGAGGTAAGGTTAATGTCATTGAACAGCTTGTTGATTAG
- the LOC108206803 gene encoding U-box domain-containing protein 25, which translates to MKTHNHHHHHPPKLKTPFFSCAFFRHCTQTVLSPTATSATTLPPPSAAPPPPPPPESSESSSSSSATSQSFTQWKFPLPLPTTPTRPDPVPRPKNPVPLPPPITATELQELFHVAELQLSTGSDSDRVNALHMLERSLVPNPHSVCENALCPTAVMEQVVSSLKEKQVAKTVTKVLLALCLAEGNRHVAVEAGAVGRVVEALPDLEGAAAERSLAALELLCTVEEGAAGVRAHALAVPMLVEAMGKITARGREYAIGVLAVIYGGNSDDELAVAPPEEVARAVVLALQGDCTARGKKKGAQLLKILQENGRLDLSDEEGNEE; encoded by the coding sequence ATGAAAACACATAACCATCACCATCACCATCCACCCAAGCTCAAAACCCCATTCTTCTCCTGTGCTTTCTTTCGCCACTGCACTCAAACTGTGCTCAGTCCCACCGCCACCTCCGCGACTACTCTTCCGCCGCCCTCCGCCGCCCCACCTCCACCTCCCCCGCCTGAATCTTCGGAatcttcttcctcttcctccGCCACCTCACAAAGCTTTACCCAGTGGAAGTTCCCGCTCCCGCTGCCGACCActccgacccgacccgacccggtgCCCAGACCTAAAAACCCGGTCCCACTTCCCCCGCCGATCACTGCCACTGAGCTGCAAGAGCTCTTCCACGTGGCGGAGCTCCAGTTGAGCACCGGGTCGGATTCGGATCGGGTCAATGCACTACACATGCTGGAGAGGTCGCTTGTGCCCAACCCGCATTCGGTCTGCGAAAACGCTTTGTGCCCTACTGCCGTTATGGAACAAGTGGTTTCTAGTTTGAAggagaaacaagttgccaaaaCAGTGACCAAAGTTTTACTAGCATTATGTCTTGCTGAAGGCAACCGACACGTGGCGGTGGAGGCTGGTGCTGTCGGAAGAGTGGTGGAGGCACTTCCCGACTTGGAAGGCGCGGCGGCGGAGAGGTCCTTAGCCGCTCTTGAGCTACTCTGCACGGTGGAGGAGGGAGCGGCGGGGGTGAGGGCCCACGCATTGGCGGTGCCAATGCTGGTGGAAGCTATGGGGAAAATCACGGCCAGAGGAAGAGAATACGCCATCGGTGTGCTTGCGGTGATCTACGGCGGCAACTCGGACGATGAGCTAGCGGTGGCGCCGCCAGAGGAGGTGGCGCGTGCAGTGGTGCTCGCATTGCAAGGGGACTGTACAGCCAGGGGAAAGAAAAAGGGGGCCCAGTTACTGAAGATTCTTCAAGAGAATGGACGGTTGGATTTGAGTGATGAGGAGGGGAATGAGGAGTAG
- the LOC108206731 gene encoding protein NRT1/ PTR FAMILY 1.1 isoform X1, protein MDDNSDEMEEMEEPLLGSKQDSTKGGFRTLPSIIGNEASERLASCGLTANMIVYMRDEYKMDMVTGNNILNIWNAASNFLPVVGAFISDSFVGRYPMIALGSIFSLLGMIMLWSTTMIPQARPSACIQSSSSCSSSTAFQVFYLCCSFGIMSIGSGGIRASSMAFGTDQLKVRDSSKSSVPLERYFGWYYATTSIAVLFAMSCIVYMQDHLGWKIGFGILVVLMFVTVLSFFLASPFYIKVKSEANFLISFAQVAVATYRNRNTSLLSESTSMAYHHQKGSALIVPSDYLRFLNKACTIRYRGQYSSADEIDLDSWNVCTVDQVEDLKAVIRVIPLWSTGAIMCVNLNQPSFPVIQARSMDRHITSWFEIPAGSFGTFITLAFILWVVAYDRLIIPMASWIIRKPVRLSPKQRMGIGIFLSIFAQATMAIIEFFRREMAIEEGLSGDTDAVVKMSAMWLLLPNCLNGIAEALNIVAQNEFFFSEFPRSMSCVALTLRGVGMSAGSLLAAFILSFVDKISTSGGNMSWVPSNINQGRYDYYYWVLAGISAVNLMYFGMCSWTYGPEAEESKVNVIEDHQLASTHSS, encoded by the exons ATGGACGATAATTCAGATGAAATGGAGGAGATGGAAGAGCCTTTGTTGGGCTCCAAGCAGGACTCAACAAAGGGTGGCTTCAGAACCTTGCCATCCATCATTG GAAATGAAGCATCTGAAAGACTAGCAAGTTGTGGGTTGACAGCAAACATGATAGTTTATATGAGGGATGAGTACAAAATGGATATGGTCACCGGAAATAATATTCTCAATATATGGAATGCCGCCTCTAATTTCTTGCCCGTGGTTGGAGCTTTTATCTCTGATTCTTTTGTGGGTCGCTATCCTATGATCGCACTCGGATCCATCTTTAGCTTGCTG GGGATGATAATGTTATGGTCAACAACGATGATACCACAGGCAAGGCCTTCTGCCTGCATCCAGTCTAGTAGCAGCTGCAGCTCCTCTACAGCTTTCCAAGTTTTTTACTTATGTTGTTCTTTTGGAATTATGTCCATTGGTTCTGGAGGAATCAGAGCGTCTTCCATGGCCTTTGGCACAGATCAACTAAAAGTGAGAGACAGCTCCAAAAGTTCAGTTCCTCTGGAGAGATACTTTGGTTGGTATTATGCAACTACTAGCATTGCAGTTTTATTTGCCATGTCTTGTATTGTATATATGCAAGATCATTTAGGGTGGAAAATCGGTTTTGGGATTCTTGTAGTGCTCATGTTTGTAACAGTTCTTTCATTCTTCTTGGCTTCTCCCTTCTATATCAAGGTAAAATCTGAAGCAAACTTCCTAATTAGTTTTGCTCAAGTAGCTGTTGCAACATATAGAAATCGAAACACCTCTTTACTGTCAGAAAGCACAAGCATGGCATACCATCACCAGAAAGGATCTGCACTTATTGTTCCAAGTGATTATCTAAG GTTTTTAAATAAAGCTTGCACAATCAGATATCGTGGGCAATATTCAAGTGCTGATGAAATCGATTTAGACTCATGGAACGTGTGTACTGTAGACCAAGTGGAGGACTTAAAAGCAGTAATAAGAGTGATCCCTCTATGGTCTACAGGAGCTATAATGTGTGTAAATTTAAATCAGCCCTCATTTCCAGTAATTCAAGCAAGGTCTATGGATCGACACATAACTTCCTGGTTTGAAATCCCAGCAGGATCTTTTGGCACTTTTATCACACTAGCTTTTATCCTATGGGTTGTTGCTTATGACCGCTTAATTATCCCCATGGCATCATGGATCATCAGAAAGCCTGTCCGTTTAAGCCCAAAGCAAAGAATGGGAATCGGAATATTCCTGTCAATATTTGCCCAAGCAACAATGGCAATTATAGAATTTTTCCGCAGGGAAATGGCCATTGAAGAAGGATTATCAGGTGACACGGATGCTGTAGTTAAAATGTCAGCAATGTGGCTATTACTGCCGAATTGTTTGAATGGCATCGCAGAGGCTCTTAATATAGTTGCGCAAAATGAATTCTTCTTCTCAGAGTTCCCTAGAAGCATGTCCTGCGTAGCATTGACGCTGCGAGGAGTTGGCATGTCAGCTGGAAGTTTGTTAGCAGCTTTTATATTATCATTTGTTGATAAAATTTCAACAAGTGGTGGGAATATGAGTTGGGTTCCCAGCAATATTAACCAGGGTCGCTATGATTACTATTACTGGGTTCTTGCTGGGATAAGTGCTGTTAACCTTATGTATTTTGGCATGTGTAGTTGGACTTATGGACCGGAAGCTGAAGAAAGTAAGGTTAATGTCATTGAAGATCATCAACTTGCTAGCACTCACTCGTCATAA
- the LOC108206946 gene encoding protein NRT1/ PTR FAMILY 1.1 isoform X1, which translates to MEENSDEMEKMKEPLLDSKQDSSKGGFRTLPYIIANEASERLASHGLTANMIVYMRDEYKLEMITGNNILNSWIAASNFLPVVGAFLSDAFVGRYPMIGFGSILFLLGLIMLWSTTMIPQARPSTCIESSSSCSSSTAFQVFYLCCSIGIMSIGCGGIRASTLAFGADQLIVRDSSKSSFPLERYFGWYYASTSISVLIAMSCIVYIQDHLGWKIGVGVLVMLMLATVLSFFLASPFYIKLKSKANFLTSFAQVIVATYKNRNASVSSEGTSMTYHHKKGSVLLVPSDKLRFLNKACTIRHPGQYSSANDINLDSWNVCTVDQVEDLKAVIKVIPLWSTGAIMSVNVNQPSFPVIQARSMDRHITSWFEIPAGSFGMFMTLAFILWVFAYDRLILPLASWIMRKPVCLSPKQRMGIGIFLSIFPAAIMAIIECFRRAMAIKEGLSGDTDAVVKMSAMWLLLPNCLNGIAEALNIIAQNEFFFSEFPRSMSCIALTLRGLGMSAGSLLATFIISSVDKVSASGGSMSWVPSNINEGHYDYYYWVLCGISAVNFMYFLLCSWAYGPEAERGKVNVIEQLVD; encoded by the exons ATGGAAGAGAATTCAGATGAAATGGAGAAGATGAAAGAGCCTTTGTTAGACTCCAAACAGGACTCATCAAAGGGCGGCTTTAGAACCTTGCCATACATTATAG CAAATGAAGCATCAGAAAGACTAGCAAGTCATGGGTTGACAGCGAACATGATAGTGTACATGAGGGATGAGTATAAATTGGAGATGATCACCGGAAATAATATTCTCAATTCGTGGATTGCCGCCTCTAATTTCTTGCCCGTGGTGGGAGCTTTTCTTTCTGATGCTTTTGTCGGTCGCTATCCCATGATCGGATTCGGATCCATCCTTTTCTTGCTG GGGTTAATAATGTTATGGTCAACAACCATGATACCACAGGCAAGGCCTTCTACTTGCATCGAGTCTAGCAGCAGCTGCAGCTCCTCTACAGCTTTCCAAGTCTTTTACTTGTGTTGTTCCATTGGAATTATGTCCATTGGTTGTGGAGGAATCAGAGCATCCACTTTGGCCTTTGGCGCGGATCAACTGATAGTAAGAGACAGCTCCAAAAGTTCATTTCCTCTCGAGAGATACTTTGGATGGTATTATGCATCTACTAGCATTTCCGTTTTGATTGCCATGTCTTGTATTGTATATATACAAGATCACTTGGGGTGGAAAATTGGTGTCGGGGTTCTCGTAATGCTCATGTTGGCAACAGTTCTTTCATTCTTCTTGGCTTCTCCCTTCTACATCAAGTTGAAATCTAAAGCAAACTTCCTAACAAGTTTTGCTCAAGTAATTGTTGCAACATATAAAAATCGAAACGCCTCTGTATCATCAGAAGGCACAAGCATGACGTACCATCACAAGAAGGGATCTGTACTTCTTGTTCCAAGTGATAAGCTAAG GTTTTTAAATAAAGCTTGCACAATCAGGCATCCTGGGCAGTATTCAAGTGCTAATGATATTAATCTAGACTCGTGGAACGTGTGTACAGTAGATCAAGTGGAGGACTTAAAAGCAGTAATAAAAGTGATCCCGCTGTGGTCTACGGGAGCTATAATGTCTGTAAATGTAAATCAACCCTCGTTTCCAGTAATTCAAGCAAGGTCCATGGATCGACACATAACTTCATGGTTTGAAATTCCAGCAGGATCTTTTGGTATGTTTATGACACTAGCTTTTATACTATGGGTTTTTGCTTATGACCGCTTAATTCTTCCCCTGGCATCATGGATCATGAGGAAGCCAGTCTGTTTAAGCCCGAAGCAAAGAATGGGAATTGGaatttttttgtcaatattCCCCGCAGCAATAATGGCAATAATAGAATGTTTCCGGAGAGCAATGGCTATAAAAGAAGGATTATCAGGTGACACGGATGCTGTAGTTAAAATGTCAGCAATGTGGCTATTACTTCCCAACTGCTTGAATGGCATTGCAGAGGCTCTTAATATAATTGCACAAAATGAATTCTTCTTCTCAGAGTTCCCTAGAAGCATGTCCTGCATAGCATTGACACTGCGAGGACTTGGCATGTCGGCTGGAAGTTTGTTAGCAACTTTCATAATATCTTCTGTTGATAAAGTTTCAGCAAGTGGCGGCAGTATGAGTTGGGTGCCCAGCAATATCAACGAAGGTCACTATGATTACTATTACTGGGTGCTCTGTGGTATAAGCGCAGTTAATTTCATGTATTTTCTTTTGTGTAGTTGGGCTTATGGTCCGGAAGCTGAAAGAGGTAAGGTTAATGTCATTGAACAGCTTGTTGATTAG